ACCAGTCCTTACACTATATGCAAATGGATTGCGCTTACAGTTTTCACAACGTGGTTTAAAAAGCAGGTATCCTCAGTCGCATAAATTCTAGTTCCTtatatatgaatgtattttttcagattttttttttcctagaaccACAATATTTAGTCAaccatgtgtttattttaagcatttgttGACATCATGCACCACAGCAGCCTGAATGACATTTAAACAAAGCAGATGTCTCTCTGCTAAGGTGTATTTTAGCATATCTGGTAAACTCAATAAGCAGTTTACTTTTTAGTCATTTCATGAGGTTTGgcaacttttattttattgtttcttggttttaaaaaaaatcagatcttTAGATTTCTTGTATTACATGTACATTACACGTCATCGTTATGTATTTATTGTCAAACAATACTATTTACTCCTTGATGGCTTCTCTTACGAACTTGCAGATGAAATGAGAAATTTGGGTGTGATCTTTGACCCAAATTTTTCTTTTGATACATCAGGaatattactaaaaatgtttttttaactaaGAAATATCGCCAAATTGAGAAGGATTGTTTCCCACTCAGATACTGAGAGATTGATGGATGCTTTTGTATCTTctataattgattattgtaatgccctgTTCTCTGGTACTCATAGCTATGTTATATCTCGACTGCAACATATACagaatgctgcagctagaattttAACCGGGGTGCAGAGACGAGATCACATTACTCCTGTGCTAGCACCTCTGCACTGGCTTCTGGTCAGattcaggatagattttaaggtgtttcTTTTAACTTGTAAGGCATTAAATGGTCTTGCATCATcgtatttaaatgatcttttaatacCATGTATTCCTAGACGCCCACTCAGATGACAGAATGCCAGGTTGCTTAATGTcccacaaatgaaaaaaaaaaaccaaaaaaaactaacaggtggtagagcattcagttaTAGGGCCAGTTAGGCTAAAATGCTAttccttttattctctgccttgttttactgttatgtctttctttagtttttcttgcattcttttattacacagtgcaacatttttttttttttttgttcctgggtagtaagtgttatttcctaattgcttatgcctcaaaagtatagagaatggctattattccccacaaactttgcttctgtgaccaggacagtgatatttcaaaatatcactatttccaatgggaaaacaggcaaatgtgtgtcttttcgttcacataaagtcagaaaaaaacaacatatgaatccaaattaacatgtatttatagtaaagtaatacaaaaatgactacaaaagatttagaagtgagtagtttttcgagatttacgattatactgtaaaagatttagaagtgagtagtttttcgagatttacgattatactgtatttttagtaGTCATtttctcgaaaaactactcacttctaagtcttttgtagtcatttttgtctatacttttgaggcataagcaattaggaaataacacttactacccaggaacaaaaattgtgttacatagtgttatttgtcaatgtttttattcacGTGAAGCGCTTTGCtgcaatttttattgtgaaaggcgctatattaaaaattattattattattattattattattattattattattattatataggtTAAAGACAATTCTTGCTTAAATCGCTTCTCTTTTTGAGCTAGTCAGGTCTATGAAACCCGTTGCAGCTAGATGTGGAAAGGGAATTtgcaaaaagttatttttcattGCTGTCTGTATGGTGTCAACATTGGTCTAATATCAGTGTTGAAATTAAGTGGTTTTACCTATGGACATTTTTGTTTGGTGAgaaaaataatgtacctgtatatAAACTGGTAAATGTATAAAAGAAGCGTAGCAATTGTTAAACTACTCCACAACATTTTTGTAAACATTATTCTTGTCACATACCAAAGGAACACTGTTGGAATAAACAAAATgggaacaaatatttttttgagtTCTAATTCCATTACAAATAATGAATCCTCATGTGTTCAAtactgtgtagtattttaatgtaCACTGTCTTGAAGTCTTCAGAAACCAATAGTTTAAGATTTGAATTAGTAAAGTCATAGTCACAAAAACATCAGAATGCAGTCAGGGGAAAGGGAatgtatacaaaaagaaaaacaggccaGATGTTTTAAGTAGATATTTAGTTATTGGGATGCAAGACATTAATCCTTATCTATACAGTATGTGTAGTTTATTGCAACTGTGTACAAACATGACATTATGTTCTTGCAACACTGCGTACTAAGCTTGAAAAATCCTGATAATTACACAATTGCTTGGTGCTTTGTAGTTTACATTGAATGTCCACAACTTTATTTCTTTTTGCtgatctacatttttttttactgtcattcTGTTCAGTATTAGTACATGGCAATTAGTTTTGATACCATTTGTATTGACTGAGTTATACTTTCAATAAAATTCTCTTCCTAAGAAGCATCTGTGGTGTTGCATTGTTTGAGTTGATCAGGGGTAGTCAAAGACCTGACTCTACATGAAGGTTTTTGCTACAAGAAGACTTTATCCCATGGACATGATAGTAGTCTTTGGGTGTTTATATACCAAAACATACCATGCAACAGGCCAtactgtgaatgtgtgtgtttttacctcTTAATATATTGTGTCAATCACTGATTTATCCCTTATTTTTTGATGgaaggaaaacaaaaagcaatttcAAGAGCAGTAGTATTTACATTGTTAGGTACTAAATGTTACTACAGTATTGTATAACTTCTGTTAGTCCACCACTTtctatctgtatgtcacacttcacatgtacTTACTGTAGTTGTAGGTTATCTGGATCTACTTTTTGTTATGGTACTGATAGATTTAATACTATATCCACAGCTGGGGTGGAACACGGTTATCATTGAGTATTGTCATATTCCTTCTTAAAATACTGGTTGTCCTGCACATGCTGTatccaaaatatacattttaaatcttagtatttaaaaatatgcagtTACATACTGTAGAAAGACACAATTCAAAGAGTGACCATAAACATGCTAGTTGGTAAGAAAAGTGTTTCGAATTGGGTTAAGTGTAGTATATCAAGAATTGAATCACTTTTCCTGCGCACATAAACACCCACATGCAATTGGAGGTTATCAACTAAGTTTCATTTAAAATGGCATTGTTTAGATGAGCACAGGCACAATAGCATGTGCTGTGTGTATATAAGGTACAGGTTAGTTTGACCTCGAGATGGAACAGTATATATCACTCTCACCTGTACGCATGCGCGATTTCGATTacgtggatttccactctgataggAGAAGCAGGCGTCTGGCAAGTGTGCCTGTTGAGAGCGTTGTGTTGCTCGTGATCTTGCTTGTTTTCAACTTGTAGTGACCCACAGTGTTTCTGcgttttttaaagtataaatgtTCTGGTAAACCTAAATACTCATCACAATGCtcatactttgacggtttttgtttattaccgtggatgcattttattaacagcaatagcggcttGTTGAATATGTGTTCGATGTTTGATACAGTTCTTGTAGTAGAAAAACcaaggaaaacacaaaagtcaaagtgcaaagcgacagttATACAGATTCCCTTTAGATCATTTTAGTTGGaaattgtagtttttattttgaggttaatgtttttgatactgtacattttaaacggcacacataattatgctgaggtgggaagtaaatagcaacgtgataaacatttacagtgcagactattttgtatttataatgacttttcccaaagcaaaagattcctaaatactaccttttatttctttgcatccatgttttaagaatgaagcctactgtttggttttctgtacCAGCAATTTGTCAGTTCCAGGcttttgtgtaaaattatatattaaataaacgggaGAAAAAAGAATTGTGTTCCACATTATTCTGCCAtgtattgcaactgtggtacctaCCACTCAGTGAGAGAAAATTGTAAAGTGTACTTTAATtgaaacctcccgacagaaggcgtatagttttttttttaaaaaaggtttaaaacccCTACTTTAGTGAGAGAGGTCCAGGGTTCACACCTacccctccgcctgtgtgtggattgcctcgccctgtgtgatgggcctgcctgcgggaaccaagatcGCTGCAATAGTTAAATACGCGTAAACCTGTGAAGaaagttttgtaactgctgataCACAAGTTGAGATCCTGGAATAAGAAGTTAAAAATATGGAGAATTTCTATCTCTGGTGGTATTGTGAAGGTCTCTAGGGAAGTTATCAGTGATCAATCACGTGACAGCTAGCTACAAACCTGCCTTATATTGTGGCTCAAGGTTTAGTATATGATTTTGTGTTTTAAGTTATGAGTGCTAGATAACAAACATCAGCCTGCAACCTTATAAAAATACTTTAGAAATCTTTTATTGCTGGTTTCTCTAAAACAGACAACCGGTTCTTTGTTTCAGAAATGGCACAGCAGTGAGTCACTGAATGTATCATTATATAACCAGCTTTATAAAACCCCCAAATGTTTATGCAggattgaatacaaaaataaaataattaattaatggtgtcattagaaataataataattacatttttggagATTAAGCGGAAAAGTTACCCAAATCTGAAGaaatcctataaaaaaaaataccccccccccccccccccccccccaaaagaaaaaaaaaaaaaaaaaaccccccccccctaaaaaaaaccccaaaacaaacaaacaaaaaagtagggAGTCTGTTGGTAGACATTCCTGAACTCccagcagtgtttggttttcgtgatctgaaacagactttttatTCACCAGTAGGATACAGTGTGTGGTTCACTTCCCTAAATCCTGCTTAGTTACCAAAAACATTTACTGAAAAAGAAGCACTGTGCACGCTTCTGTTCTTTCTGTGACTATAACTGGTTGAATATGGCCACTCTTCTGGCTCGACTGTTCCTTTTTACCTGGCTAATCCTGCCTTTCTGTGCGACCGAAaaagcgagacagagagagagagctcttcGCCAGAGGGATGCTGATTATATTGAAAGAGTAAGTCGAAATATTGACGTGTAACGTTATATGAAGTTTGGACTTTTTTTCTCTACTTTTTATggatgtctattttttttttgttgttgttctactACATAATTATAagacaaatgcatttcaaatgtaacattttattcaTCTACGTGTGTATTATTAGTTacatttactgtgcatgtttttattattaatacatattcTTCCTTAAATTCTAgtcacgtgtttttttttgttttttttttaataagaaaagtCGTGTACACGTATTTTGAATTGGAATTtgcatttgaaaatattgtacaGGCTTTTCTTCAGCTGGATGTCTATAAAGCTTTCACTTCCATGACCTTCTTATTACTTATTTCAAGTATATTAAAACAATTTCACAATTGCCAATTTCATTTAAGGACTGTTCTGCTTAACAGCAGCTTTCTGTAAACGTGTCTCTTTATTCAATTTGTAGGCTCTTGGCTGTATGTAACTTGGCATGCACAGCGTCCACCGTTTTTGTATTCAATGAAGATTTTACGTAATTATGGATGTATTTTTGTGTATGCACGCAGTATTTACCGCATGTTGGCAGCACAGCTGCATCTAATGAACACACATTGACAGTGTGGCAGTATACGGTTATTCTGctgaaacatttttaatgtgtattcATTCTAACAGTCTTACTTATTATAGGATAATTATTTTTGCAAGCGGTTTTCCATgtgttcagcttttatttttccttttaattacatttgagGCAGACTGCAAATAGTCCTGGGTGTGCTTCTACCCTTCCAGTACAATCGTTTGGTACAAACAATTACTGGTATATCTGTCCACAGTACCTCTATATCTGTCCACTTCATTACCACTAAAATCAATTTTACAACATGCCAGACATGCAGCTGTTGGAAATTCTGAGGAGCAGGAGGAAAAACACAAACTTTGACAAATCAGTCTGCCACCTgccatatttataatattataacgTTATCATGTGCTAAATAAATTACTAGGAAGTCAGATTTACCACATGTGCAGGGTATATGAGAACTAAACTATAATATTTAAAGGGAATTTCAATTTGCTTCCAGTCAGCTGATTTGGACACCTTTTTAGTAACATTCAATAAAGTGTACAGTACCATATGCTGCAGAAAAGTTATGCcactgaaattaaatttaaatccCTGTGTTACTCTGCAAAGCACAACCATTGTGCTGCCACTAACAGGAATGAACAGCAATGGCAAAACAGTGTATTTGGTCCTGATAGAGTAGCACACTGTGATATGGTTCTGCAATGGACTACCATTATGAATTCGTTCATAGCATTGTTAAACTATTGGTATAGTCAAACATGAAAACGCACCATAGACTGGCCTTGTACTACCTAATACCTATAATAACGAAACCATTTCATTAACATCCTCGCTGGTCAATattctttaaacctgttttatgtgAACTCTATGGGGTACATCAAGTTGTCCTgccaataaaaatacatatatgctTTTTAAAGTATTGCAGAGGAAACTTAACAAGGGAGAACTGTAAATGCAGTGAGTAAAGGGTACATTGTAGCCACTTCATTTTGTGAGGGTGAGTTGTGATTTACACTGTTTATGTCGCCTTTTAGTGCACTGGAAGAGATATGGGAAGCCAGAATTGTACCAGAAACAGAACTGAAGCCTCACAGCCTTTTCATGTAAAtgtggtaacattttcatttgaatccTCCCCAAATTACTCCCAAACACTCCTGCACATGTAGGTTTTCTATGTGTAGGTCTGTTTGAaggacccccacccccctccccttgcTATAGTGCAGTCTCTGCTGCTcatctatctattttttttttctaaattcttGTGCTGAATTCTGTGCTTGAATTTCTTTCAAGATGTTTCAGGCTATGGCCTGCCTCCTTTGTTCCAGTGGCGAAACATCattgatgaaaaaaaattaaaagaatttGCAAAAAGACATGCAATGTTAATAATATTCATGCAAAGAAATTTGATTCATATCCCAGCTAGGGGAGTAATTTGAGCTCTGGCATTCAGAACCTGTCCACTGCTGCATGTGATATCCTGCTGAGTGCATCATGGTAGTTGCCTCTGTTTACTGCAGTGCCTACATCTTCAGCTGTCACTTGCTTGCACTGCAACATGCTTTAAAATGCCTCATGTAATATGGATTGGTTGATTGCAAGAACTTCTGTTTTTTCTATGTACATGCCCAAATACCTTGGAGTTTTCGAAATTAATTTGAATTGTATGAGATGTGGATCTCGGGTAACACtcatttgattattatttatatataattctgTATTATACCATCAAGGCAATCTAATGGAACAATACATAttgatgtgtatttaaaaaaaaaagaataattggaATCCCCAAGATAGAATTACAGCATTACACACTTcctgttattttgtattctaaATACTATTTGCACTTTTTCATAGGATTTATAACCCGAAGAGTTTTTTGTCCAAAAATACATATCCATGTTCTTTGCCTCTTGACACAGCCTCGATACAGCCTTAAGAACAATTCCCCTAGTGATCATACTATTTACCGTTATGAAAAACGGTTTTTACGGAAGTCACAAAGAGCAGGCTTTTTGACTTTTCAAAACTGCGATGTTGTATTAACTTTAACCACAGCTCCATCTgttatttttaagtgtttatgGAAGGAGTGAGATgcaaataaattaacaatttagTTGAAATGTGTGGAGTTTTTAACGGTGTGGCTGGTTTGAAATGAATAGCCCTGTTGTACCGTATAATGTATAATGAGAGCAGTGAATGTGATTTAGGAGACTAAAGAAGAGCTTTTTTGGGTTTGTACTATTTCAGAACTATTGAGAAGAACAAGTACTATTGCAAATGGTAGCATTAAAAGTCAGTTATTAACAAGTCATATGTAGAGTCCAGAAGATAATGTAAAAGGTAATGCCTGATAATCAGGGTTTTATTACCTTTACTGGTATTGTATCATCTTTAATTGACAGATTCCTTTACCATTCAAATGTTTTACTGTCCTTCCATTCTAGCTAACGGTTCTGCAGTCATCCACCACCTGATTGGTGGATAAAAATTCTAATGTAACAATGAAAATGTCTCCTTGGTTAAACAACTTTCATTTAGTATGTAGTATTGTAAGCAGTTAAAAGTGTGATGACcagtatttaaaacaatgcagaacCACCTCAATGTGAAATGCGATGCTATCATCTCTATGTTTTGTTGAGGGTGATTTCTCTACTCTGGTCCGATGAGACAATTCCTTGTGTTATTGGCACTGGTCTTGTCTAGTGCACTGCCAGTTGAACCCATTATGTTTGGCCTAACCTAATGACCAACTTATGATCGGAAAAATGTCTTTCTCACATTTAACACGGACACATATGTTATGCAATACATTTCCTATTTGAAACCTATATTTTTAATTGGTCCTTGCTGCTCAGATCCTTGTAGGTGCTTTACATGGTTCTGTAGGCCTGGATGGTTAGTAATGTATATGTTCTGTAGATGTACAAATAGTTACACGTCAAATTAGAACATTATATTTTCCCATTGCTTTTAACACGCAGTTATTGGGCTTTATCATAGCTGACCATGGTACTACCAGTGAACTTTATCTACGCGGGCAAAGAAAAACACCCAATCAGATTGTAAGAACAGCAAGGAAGGGACAGCTGTAACCCTTCCCTTCCAGCTTccctttttttaaaggaatctaATGTTCTATTTTGCAGACATCAGCTGTATAAACAGTCTTGGGTTTGTGTACTAATCATACTGCTTTGGGCACGGCCCCACATTTGTGGCCTGCTTCATGTTCCATTCCTTCAAAACAAAAGCAACcataagaaaatgtttttctttctcagttTCGGACACTTTTTGTGTATACTCTGTGTGCAACGAAAGCACCCACCTACTCTTGACTCAGGTTATTCAAGGCATTTACCCCAAAGTGCACCttttttttgaaaggaaaataaaactgttatcaaataaatcaaaactcACTTGTAACAAGTGACTCAAAAGTACCCTTCATTTTGTATTATCCCATGCTTATACTTAACAAGATGAccaggtttttctttttatatacagtactttaccatacttctctgtgatttaccatgctttcacaatacttgctttattacactatacAATGGTTTACTGTAGCATACCACAATCAATGTTTACAAGGAAGTTTAACAGCTTTTCTGTTCTTTTCATAAAACATGGTGCAAGTTGACACAGGCAAGTCACGGTGGTAATGTGCTATTTTGTACTTTGTGTTTTCCCATGCATTACTATGATGAGCATCTCAATCTGacaccaaaaacaaaagaaagtgttcCGAGATCTCCCAGGTTTGAAAGTGTGTACTGTAGAAGGGGTTTGTTGGTGCGAAAGAGCATTACTCGCATGGTCTCACGTCAGATTATAATCGGTTCTCTGTGATTGTTGTTTCCTTTCCAGTATAATGGCTGCATGCAGGGCCCAGCTGGCACCCCTGGTAGAGACGGGAACCCTGGAACGAACGGCATCCCTGGCACACCAGGCTTCCCTGGTCGTGATGGTCTGAAAGGGGAGAAGGGGGAGTGCGTGAGGGAGAGCTTTGAGGAGCCATGGAAACCAAATTTCAAGCAGTGTGCATGGAAATCCCTTAACTATGGTATTGACCTTGGCAAAATCGCAGTAAGTATACAGCAtgtcaattaaacaaaaaaaacatattggccCACTGTTAGTCATGTTGCCATATATACACTTTCACATGCTACTGCATCAGTACCAAAAGCCCACTGCCTAACTCCCAGTTACTTAGTGGAACAagatttgtattttagtttatatttttcaGTAATCTCACCCTGGGACCCTGCTGTAAGATTTCTGCAATAGCATATGCCAAACAATCCAGCCTCCCCTTAAAAAAGTAACGTACAGAACACTGTGTTAAGTCACAGAGTACAGTAAAATAAGATGAGAAATGCATAGCATTAACATGGGAAAATAAAGATAAACAGAAAAATGAGGTTTTAGCAGTATGCACATTTAATTGCTGTTTCCCCATTAAGAGAAAGTTTGCCCAACGCTGTTCTGGTTTTAATTTGTGGTACAATTTGTTTCATCACAAACAAACCCCTTTTCTACACATGTTTAAgctttaaaacttgtttttgctCTGCTGTCACACACCCTACCAGTCTGTCTGTTTATATGGCTGGTAG
This Polyodon spathula isolate WHYD16114869_AA chromosome 3, ASM1765450v1, whole genome shotgun sequence DNA region includes the following protein-coding sequences:
- the LOC121313257 gene encoding collagen triple helix repeat-containing protein 1-like isoform X1, translating into MATLLARLFLFTWLILPFCATEKARQRERALRQRDADYIERCTGRDMGSQNCTRNRTEASQPFHYNGCMQGPAGTPGRDGNPGTNGIPGTPGFPGRDGLKGEKGECVRESFEEPWKPNFKQCAWKSLNYGIDLGKIAECTFTKMRTDSALRVVFSGSLRLKCKNACCQRWYFTFNGAECTGPLPIEAIIYLDQGSPEFNSTINIHRTSSVEGLCEGIHAGLVDVAVWVGICPDYPRGDASTGWNSVSRVIIEELSK